A genomic stretch from Flavobacterium sp. KS-LB2 includes:
- a CDS encoding TatD family hydrolase — MEYFNLHTHKSTNQSNVLELVNQYPQEFDGTIPYYSIGIHPWFIVEDRIEADLAIIESKIQEASCLAVGECGLDKRIEIPMELQEMVFEKQLLLAQQYNKPVVIHCVAAFQELIAIKKKLNISVPMLIHGFSKNAQIAKQLVDNGFYISFGKYLLLNKELEAVFKSVPNNRFFLETDTVDEGIEAVYELAAKYKGVSVNEIQELVNSNYNEVFDFRF; from the coding sequence ATGGAATACTTTAATCTTCATACACACAAATCCACCAATCAGTCCAACGTGCTGGAATTAGTAAATCAATATCCACAGGAATTTGACGGAACCATTCCGTATTATTCCATAGGAATTCATCCGTGGTTTATTGTGGAAGACCGAATAGAAGCTGATTTGGCAATAATCGAAAGTAAAATACAAGAGGCAAGTTGTCTCGCTGTGGGCGAATGTGGATTGGACAAACGAATCGAAATTCCTATGGAATTGCAAGAAATGGTTTTTGAAAAGCAATTGCTTTTGGCACAACAATACAATAAACCAGTTGTGATACATTGTGTTGCGGCATTTCAGGAATTGATAGCCATTAAGAAAAAATTGAATATTTCAGTTCCAATGTTGATTCATGGTTTTTCCAAAAATGCACAAATTGCCAAACAATTAGTGGACAATGGATTTTATATTTCGTTTGGAAAATATTTGTTACTCAATAAGGAACTAGAAGCTGTTTTTAAAAGCGTTCCGAATAATCGATTTTTTTTGGAAACAGATACAGTTGATGAAGGAATTGAAGCTGTTTATGAATTGGCAGCAAAATACAAAGGAGTTTCTGTTAATGAAATACAGGAACTTGTGAATAGTAATTATAATGAAGTTTTTGATTTCAGATTTTAG
- a CDS encoding DUF1684 domain-containing protein yields the protein MKTLLLFAFLVQLNFSFAQNKFDVLAVEKFQTELNAEYADAKTSPLTAEDLAVFKTLDFYPANEAFYVTANFVRTENEKPFEMKTTTDRKPIYVKYGELFFTIDGRDFKLNVYKNMELSKKKEYKDYLFLPFSDLTSGHESYIGGKYIDLRIPKEDTIVIDFNTSYNPYCAYNSKYSCPKVPLENDLDIEIKAGVKKFHD from the coding sequence ATGAAAACTCTGCTACTTTTTGCATTTTTAGTTCAATTAAATTTCAGCTTTGCCCAAAACAAATTCGATGTTTTGGCTGTGGAAAAATTCCAAACAGAATTGAATGCAGAATATGCCGATGCAAAGACAAGTCCCCTGACTGCGGAAGATTTGGCAGTTTTTAAAACCTTGGATTTTTATCCAGCAAATGAGGCATTTTATGTAACGGCTAACTTTGTCAGAACAGAGAATGAGAAGCCGTTTGAAATGAAAACCACAACAGATAGGAAACCCATTTATGTCAAATACGGCGAACTTTTTTTCACAATTGACGGTCGGGATTTTAAACTGAATGTCTATAAAAATATGGAACTTTCCAAAAAGAAGGAGTATAAGGACTATTTATTTCTGCCATTTTCTGATTTGACTTCAGGTCACGAAAGTTACATTGGTGGGAAATATATCGATTTAAGAATTCCAAAAGAAGATACTATTGTAATTGATTTTAACACGTCTTATAATCCGTATTGCGCGTATAATTCGAAATATTCTTGCCCAAAAGTTCCGTTAGAAAATGATTTGGATATTGAAATAAAAGCGGGCGTAAAAAAGTTTCATGACTAA